The Niastella koreensis GR20-10 genome includes a window with the following:
- a CDS encoding gliding motility-associated C-terminal domain-containing protein, whose amino-acid sequence MRSFLYAYMVTITSLLITNPVNAQLCQGSLGNPIVNITFGSGPNPGQPFSAATTTYMYTSGDCPQDGYYAIRNSTSGCFGSWHTITSDHTGDPNGYFMLVNSSYAPSAFFVDTVHGLCSNTNFEFAAWITNMLRLGQGCQPSIKPDLTFTIEKTDGTILQTFNTGSISEQSTLTWQQMGFYFVTPPGIQDVVLRIVNNAPGGCGNDLALDDITFRPCGPTIMANISGSPTTSLYFCVGGSHFLTFTGNVLAGLLNPTLQWQQNINGGGWQDIAGATSTTLLQNFPATKAPGTYQYRLSAVEAGNQAACRTASSELSITITPPLSATINCNTPLCEGSTLLFSATGNVNAQYQWTGVNGFTATGSSASIPDAQPAQSGKYYVQASTAAGCTYSDSISVNISPAPVAMAGPDTSICKNESVQLTSSGGTTYQWKPSTGLSANNISSPVATPFDTTSYMVIVINDAACSDTAYVVINVASIPTVNAGPDKSIIKGETTALNGMVKGGDFTYNWSPTSYMMNVSSFTPQVNPTTDIDYILSATSNAGCGIAHDTVHVFVYPGIYIPNAFTPNGDGLNETWRIPALNAIAVFELSIFNRYGQLMYHTQNDNKPWNGQFKGIDQPSGGYIYLLNIANGKRIMKGIVMLLR is encoded by the coding sequence ATGAGATCATTTCTCTACGCCTATATGGTAACCATTACAAGCCTGCTTATCACCAACCCGGTGAATGCTCAGCTGTGCCAGGGCAGTTTGGGTAATCCTATCGTAAACATCACCTTTGGGAGCGGACCTAATCCAGGCCAGCCATTCTCCGCCGCCACTACTACCTACATGTATACATCGGGCGATTGCCCGCAAGACGGTTATTATGCCATCCGCAACAGCACCAGTGGTTGTTTTGGTTCATGGCATACGATCACTTCCGACCACACCGGTGATCCCAATGGTTATTTTATGCTGGTCAATTCCTCTTACGCTCCCAGCGCCTTTTTCGTGGATACTGTGCATGGGCTTTGCAGTAATACCAATTTTGAATTTGCCGCCTGGATAACCAATATGCTGAGGCTCGGGCAGGGGTGCCAGCCCAGTATCAAACCTGATCTTACTTTTACTATTGAAAAAACAGACGGCACGATATTACAGACTTTTAATACCGGTAGCATTTCTGAACAAAGCACCCTCACCTGGCAACAAATGGGATTTTATTTTGTGACACCTCCAGGTATACAGGACGTTGTATTGCGTATTGTAAACAATGCTCCGGGCGGATGTGGCAATGATCTGGCTTTGGATGATATTACATTCCGTCCCTGCGGTCCCACCATCATGGCGAATATTAGCGGATCACCCACTACCAGTTTGTATTTCTGTGTAGGAGGTTCGCATTTTCTAACGTTTACGGGCAATGTGCTGGCGGGGCTGCTCAACCCAACCCTGCAATGGCAGCAGAATATCAATGGAGGTGGCTGGCAGGATATAGCAGGAGCAACAAGCACTACTTTGTTACAGAACTTCCCGGCTACGAAAGCCCCTGGAACTTATCAGTACCGGTTGAGCGCAGTAGAAGCTGGTAACCAGGCGGCATGCAGAACTGCTTCATCCGAATTGTCCATAACTATTACCCCACCCTTATCTGCCACTATCAACTGTAATACTCCCTTGTGTGAGGGCAGTACCCTGTTGTTTTCAGCTACCGGTAATGTAAATGCACAATACCAGTGGACTGGCGTTAATGGGTTTACTGCTACCGGCTCCTCCGCTTCCATTCCTGATGCCCAGCCAGCTCAATCGGGTAAATATTATGTACAGGCAAGTACCGCTGCCGGCTGCACGTATTCAGATTCTATCTCGGTGAACATCAGTCCGGCGCCGGTGGCAATGGCCGGTCCGGATACCAGCATTTGCAAAAATGAAAGTGTGCAGTTAACCAGCAGCGGCGGTACCACTTATCAATGGAAACCATCGACCGGCTTATCCGCGAATAATATTTCCAGCCCCGTAGCCACACCGTTCGATACAACCAGCTATATGGTAATTGTGATTAATGACGCTGCATGTAGTGATACTGCTTATGTAGTTATTAATGTAGCTTCCATACCAACTGTGAATGCCGGTCCCGACAAAAGCATTATAAAAGGAGAAACCACGGCGTTGAACGGCATGGTAAAGGGCGGAGACTTTACATATAACTGGTCGCCCACCTCTTATATGATGAATGTTTCTTCGTTTACACCACAGGTTAATCCTACGACAGATATTGATTATATTTTATCGGCCACTTCCAATGCCGGTTGCGGTATCGCTCACGATACCGTGCATGTATTTGTTTACCCGGGCATTTATATACCGAATGCATTTACACCTAACGGAGATGGCCTCAATGAAACCTGGCGTATTCCTGCCTTAAACGCCATCGCGGTTTTTGAATTAAGCATTTTTAACCGCTATGGACAATTAATGTATCATACTCAAAACGATAATAAACCCTGGAACGGACAGTTCAAAGGCATTGATCAACCCTCCGGCGGGTATATTTATCTGCTTAACATTGCCAATGGCAAACGGATAATGAAAGGTATTGTAATGTTATTGAGGTGA
- a CDS encoding beta-1,3-glucanase family protein: METTTKPISLRAITKCRRMALLLLSFLFLNHTFSQTTVPFTLYNNSAFTDANVYVAVVGIINDNHVWLDTKTGAVKLMSVSDNTVAGPVIGGNQGPGNNGRYANCFARLSEIPNKTINIPGIAGCRILISFNSQLFLYFFGASGAPSGYAAPNLANPTDPNQGIRFETIELTNAANGLWANTTRVDSYQYPMGLEVWGNNGFYKKVGELKTHAQILAQWQSQAPAAFAGCYDATNGIIKFPSKTSAFQSGGAQANYFGSYVDAIWSKYTSENLVFNAGDAGIWSGRVSGNVFTFTRSSDGAVGVISNKPTNTEVMEGSGVMASGGQWDKVVQAQICAAINRHAIDLTLGNGATQDFSTDTKYYVTSPYNWYCKFWHQPDISLNSLTYSFCYDDVFEKSSTINAPSPVRATITLGGYAGLATSGVATVYKDCNYGGYAVALNPGSYTLSQLNALGVLNDDISSLKVNSGYKVTLYKDDNFSGRTIVKTADDACLVDDNFNDTASSLKVETNAAFSTVIQAEDYTYMAGIQTEATTDAGGGLDVGYIDAGDWMSYNVTIPVAGTYRVIYRVATPNANTTLRLEKDAGATQLGSVTIPNTGGWQNWTNVAHNVTLPAGTYSIGIATSTGGFNINYLTITDNLSARLVTQSIQQPLAAAENIALTLSPNPVSNMLYLKGYEKVQTLTIYDLNGHEVKKVTKPGNTINIQSLNTGVYLIKLTRTDNSIKTIKIIKQ; the protein is encoded by the coding sequence ATGGAAACAACAACTAAACCTATTTCCTTGCGTGCAATTACCAAATGCCGCCGGATGGCGCTCCTGCTGCTATCCTTTTTGTTTTTGAACCACACCTTTAGCCAGACCACGGTGCCATTTACACTCTATAACAACAGTGCATTTACCGATGCCAATGTATATGTGGCTGTTGTAGGTATCATTAACGACAACCATGTTTGGCTCGATACCAAAACAGGCGCTGTAAAACTGATGAGTGTTTCTGACAACACCGTAGCCGGTCCCGTGATCGGCGGCAACCAGGGCCCGGGTAACAACGGCAGGTATGCCAATTGTTTTGCCCGCCTGAGCGAAATACCAAATAAGACCATCAATATCCCTGGCATCGCAGGATGCAGGATACTGATCTCTTTTAATTCACAGTTGTTCCTGTATTTCTTTGGGGCATCCGGGGCGCCCAGCGGTTATGCCGCGCCCAACCTGGCCAATCCCACCGATCCCAACCAGGGCATCCGGTTTGAAACGATCGAGCTTACCAATGCGGCCAATGGCTTATGGGCCAACACCACGCGGGTTGATTCTTACCAATACCCAATGGGGCTTGAAGTATGGGGCAATAATGGTTTCTATAAAAAAGTAGGCGAACTGAAAACACATGCGCAGATCCTCGCGCAATGGCAATCACAGGCGCCGGCAGCTTTTGCCGGTTGTTATGATGCCACCAATGGAATTATTAAATTCCCTAGTAAAACAAGTGCTTTCCAAAGCGGTGGTGCACAGGCCAATTACTTTGGCTCCTATGTAGATGCCATCTGGTCGAAATATACCAGCGAAAACCTGGTGTTTAATGCCGGTGACGCAGGTATCTGGAGCGGTCGCGTATCGGGCAACGTGTTTACCTTCACCCGTTCTTCCGACGGAGCGGTTGGGGTAATTTCAAACAAACCAACCAATACCGAGGTGATGGAAGGCAGCGGCGTTATGGCCAGCGGCGGCCAATGGGATAAAGTGGTGCAGGCGCAAATTTGCGCAGCCATCAACCGCCATGCCATCGATCTTACCCTGGGCAACGGCGCTACCCAGGACTTTTCCACCGATACAAAATATTATGTAACGTCGCCATATAACTGGTATTGTAAGTTCTGGCATCAGCCCGATATCAGTCTTAACAGCCTGACTTATTCATTCTGTTACGACGACGTGTTTGAAAAGTCATCTACCATCAACGCCCCATCGCCAGTACGGGCCACCATCACCCTTGGCGGGTATGCCGGTTTGGCCACAAGCGGCGTGGCAACTGTTTATAAAGACTGTAACTATGGTGGGTATGCTGTTGCGCTCAACCCAGGCTCGTATACCCTGAGCCAGTTGAATGCACTGGGTGTTTTGAATGATGATATTTCTTCGCTCAAGGTGAATAGCGGTTATAAAGTCACCCTGTATAAGGATGACAATTTTAGCGGCCGCACCATTGTGAAAACCGCCGATGACGCCTGCCTGGTTGACGACAATTTCAATGATACCGCTTCTTCTTTGAAAGTAGAAACCAATGCTGCCTTCTCAACAGTGATCCAGGCGGAAGATTATACCTATATGGCAGGCATCCAGACGGAAGCCACAACAGATGCCGGCGGCGGCCTGGATGTGGGGTATATAGATGCCGGCGACTGGATGTCGTACAATGTGACCATTCCTGTTGCAGGCACCTATCGCGTTATATATCGCGTGGCCACTCCAAACGCCAACACCACCCTTAGACTGGAAAAAGATGCCGGTGCTACACAATTAGGTTCCGTGACCATTCCTAATACCGGTGGCTGGCAAAACTGGACGAACGTGGCGCATAATGTAACCTTACCGGCAGGCACCTATTCCATAGGTATTGCAACCTCAACCGGTGGTTTCAATATAAATTATCTCACCATCACAGATAATTTATCGGCCCGGCTGGTTACGCAGAGCATTCAGCAACCACTGGCGGCAGCAGAAAACATCGCTTTGACCCTTTCGCCCAACCCGGTAAGCAATATGCTGTACCTGAAAGGCTATGAAAAGGTGCAAACGCTCACCATCTATGACCTGAATGGCCATGAAGTAAAAAAGGTAACAAAGCCAGGCAATACGATCAATATTCAGTCATTGAATACGGGTGTGTATTTAATTAAACTAACCCGTACTGATAACAGTATTAAGACGATAAAGATTATAAAGCAATAA